The Echeneis naucrates chromosome 8, fEcheNa1.1, whole genome shotgun sequence genome has a window encoding:
- the litafd gene encoding lITAF domain-containing protein translates to MSADGKTPPPYLIPVEGKNGDGVKVYHVHTPFTPPSTEAPVYTTAGGNLNAGLGAGGDTGDGGKRRFVSYDTSLGRNPGMTTCTSCQQQVMTNVSYKAGTYAWLMCLLFICCGLVLCCCLIPFFLKNFKDVYHTCPRCNRVLHVEKKKCCK, encoded by the exons ATGAGTGCAGATGGAAAGACGCCCCCTCCCTACCTCATACCAG TTGAAGGTAAAAATGGAGATGGAGTGAAGGTTTACCACGTGCACACCCCTTTTACCCCTCCCTCAACTGAAGCCCCAG TGTACACAACTGCAGGAGGTAACCTCAACGCCGGCCTTGGTGCAGGTGGCGACACCGGAGATGGCGGAAAGAGAAGGTTTGTGAGCTATGACACATCACTGGGGCGAAATCCAGGCATGACAACCTGCACATCCTGCCAGCAGCAGGTCATGACCAATGTCAGCTACAAAGCAGGGACGTATGCCTGGCTGATGTGCTTACTCTTCATCTGTTGTGG GTTagtcctctgctgctgcctgattCCATTTTTCCTTAAAAACTTCAAGGATGTGTACCACACATGCCCCCGCTGCAACAGAGTGCTGCACGttgagaagaagaaatgttgtAAATGA
- the slc2a6 gene encoding solute carrier family 2, facilitated glucose transporter member 6 isoform X2, with the protein MDTGQAALFGSIYSLGAAAGGLGAMLLNDMIGRKLSIMMSAVPSTIGYLLMGGAVNLWMLNVGRFLTGVAGGMTAASIPVYISEISHKGVRGALGSCPQVTAVFGTLTLYALSLGVSWRWLAVAGEIPALLMAVLLAFMPSSPRRLLSLGREQKAEQALRWLRGRNYDTQVELSAIQRSINTQRKITWSQLATPSYYRPIIISVVMRFLQQMTGVTPILVYMEPIFAQSKVSLEAKYDAAIVGAVRLFSVALAACLMDKLGRKALLYTSSMLMFLSALTLTMISHTTLCPPSPSPLNNTMSLDYRPHNDVGNALEAGQHGSAGLIPLISTMVFIFGYAMGWGPITWLLMSEVLPLVARGVASGLCVTVSWLTAFLLTNVFTHLVDGYGLYVPYLCFTVVCVFCLLFNAVCIPETRGRSLEEIENYFRTGRTFTITRTASTVQPH; encoded by the exons ATGGACACAGGGCAGGCCGCGTTGTTCGGCTCCATTTATTCCCTGGGTGCAGCAGCTGGTGGGCTGGGGGCGATGCTGCTCAACGACATGATTGGACGGAAGCTTAGCATCATGATGTCAGCAGTGCCATCAACCATTGG ATACCTGCTGATGGGAGGGGCTGTGAACTTGTGGATGCTCAACGTGGGTCGTTTCCTCACAGGCGTTGCTGGCGGGATGACTGCAGCATCCATTCCT GTTTACATCTCAGAGATCTCCCACAAAGGAGTGAGAGGAGCTTTGGGCTCGTGCCCGCAGGTCACAGCTGTGTTTGGGACTCTGACACTGTATGCCCTGA GTTTGGGCGTATCATGGCGATGGCTGGCAGTAGCCGGAGAGATCCCAGCTCTGTTGATGGCTGTGCTGCTTGCGTTCATGCCCTCCTCTCCCAGGAGGCTCCTCTCTTTGGGCAGAGAACAGAAGGCTGAACAGGCTCTCCGCTGGCTGAGAGGAAGGAACTACGACACACAGGTCGAGCTGAGTGCCATACAA CGCAGCATCAACACCCAGAGGAAAATCACATGGTCCCAGCTTGCCACGCCCAGCTACTACCGGCCAATCATTATCTCGGTGGTGATGCGTTTCCTACAGCAAATGACGGGCGTCACGCCTATTCTGGTGTACATGGAGCCAATCTTTGCTCAGAGCAAAGTCTCCCTGGAGGCCAA GTATGACGCAGCTATTGTAGGTGCCGTCCGCCTCTTTTCTGTCGCCCTGGCGGCCTGTCTGATGGACAAGTTGGGACGCAAAGCCCTGCTGTACACATCGAGCATGctgatgtttctgtctgcaCTCACTCTGACCATGATCTCCCACACCACGCTTTGCCCTCCAAGCCCCTCTCCTCTGAACAATACCATGAGTTTGGACTACAGGCCCCATAATGATGTTGGAAATGCTTTAGAGGCTGGCCAGCATGGGTCAGCAGGCCTCATTCCTCTCATCAGCACCATGGTGTTTATATTTG GTTACGCCATGGGATGGGGCCCAATCACATGGCTGCTGATGTCAGAAGTGTTGCCGCTGGTTGCCAGGGGCGTGGCCTCAGGTCTTTGTGTCACCGTCAGCTGGTTGACGGCCTTTCTGCTCACAAACGTCTTCACACACCTGGTGGATGGGTACGGCCTGTATGTGCCGTACCTGTGCTTCACAGTGGTGTGTGTCTTCTGCCTGCTTTTCAACGCCGTTTGCATCCCAGAGACTCGAGGCCGCTCCCTGGAGGAAATAGAAAACTACTTCAGGACAGGCCGCACGTTCACCATCACACGGACTGCTTCCACTGTACAGCCCCACTGA
- the slc2a6 gene encoding solute carrier family 2, facilitated glucose transporter member 6 isoform X1: MSAHRNEETPLLNRQQTSSEVNNSKLFLAVFAAVLGNFSFGYSLVFSSPVLPKLRGPDADSRLRMDTGQAALFGSIYSLGAAAGGLGAMLLNDMIGRKLSIMMSAVPSTIGYLLMGGAVNLWMLNVGRFLTGVAGGMTAASIPVYISEISHKGVRGALGSCPQVTAVFGTLTLYALSLGVSWRWLAVAGEIPALLMAVLLAFMPSSPRRLLSLGREQKAEQALRWLRGRNYDTQVELSAIQRSINTQRKITWSQLATPSYYRPIIISVVMRFLQQMTGVTPILVYMEPIFAQSKVSLEAKYDAAIVGAVRLFSVALAACLMDKLGRKALLYTSSMLMFLSALTLTMISHTTLCPPSPSPLNNTMSLDYRPHNDVGNALEAGQHGSAGLIPLISTMVFIFGYAMGWGPITWLLMSEVLPLVARGVASGLCVTVSWLTAFLLTNVFTHLVDGYGLYVPYLCFTVVCVFCLLFNAVCIPETRGRSLEEIENYFRTGRTFTITRTASTVQPH, translated from the exons ATGTCAGCACATAGGAATGAAGAAACTCCACTACTGAACAGACAACAAACATCATCTGAG GTCAATAACTCCAAACTCTTCCTGGCCGTTTTCGCAGCCGTACTGGGGAACTTCAGCTTCGGTTATTCCTTGGTCTTCTCATCCCCCGTCCTGCCAAAGCTCAGGGGTCCCGATGCCGACTCTCGCCTCAGGATGGACACAGGGCAGGCCGCGTTGTTCGGCTCCATTTATTCCCTGGGTGCAGCAGCTGGTGGGCTGGGGGCGATGCTGCTCAACGACATGATTGGACGGAAGCTTAGCATCATGATGTCAGCAGTGCCATCAACCATTGG ATACCTGCTGATGGGAGGGGCTGTGAACTTGTGGATGCTCAACGTGGGTCGTTTCCTCACAGGCGTTGCTGGCGGGATGACTGCAGCATCCATTCCT GTTTACATCTCAGAGATCTCCCACAAAGGAGTGAGAGGAGCTTTGGGCTCGTGCCCGCAGGTCACAGCTGTGTTTGGGACTCTGACACTGTATGCCCTGA GTTTGGGCGTATCATGGCGATGGCTGGCAGTAGCCGGAGAGATCCCAGCTCTGTTGATGGCTGTGCTGCTTGCGTTCATGCCCTCCTCTCCCAGGAGGCTCCTCTCTTTGGGCAGAGAACAGAAGGCTGAACAGGCTCTCCGCTGGCTGAGAGGAAGGAACTACGACACACAGGTCGAGCTGAGTGCCATACAA CGCAGCATCAACACCCAGAGGAAAATCACATGGTCCCAGCTTGCCACGCCCAGCTACTACCGGCCAATCATTATCTCGGTGGTGATGCGTTTCCTACAGCAAATGACGGGCGTCACGCCTATTCTGGTGTACATGGAGCCAATCTTTGCTCAGAGCAAAGTCTCCCTGGAGGCCAA GTATGACGCAGCTATTGTAGGTGCCGTCCGCCTCTTTTCTGTCGCCCTGGCGGCCTGTCTGATGGACAAGTTGGGACGCAAAGCCCTGCTGTACACATCGAGCATGctgatgtttctgtctgcaCTCACTCTGACCATGATCTCCCACACCACGCTTTGCCCTCCAAGCCCCTCTCCTCTGAACAATACCATGAGTTTGGACTACAGGCCCCATAATGATGTTGGAAATGCTTTAGAGGCTGGCCAGCATGGGTCAGCAGGCCTCATTCCTCTCATCAGCACCATGGTGTTTATATTTG GTTACGCCATGGGATGGGGCCCAATCACATGGCTGCTGATGTCAGAAGTGTTGCCGCTGGTTGCCAGGGGCGTGGCCTCAGGTCTTTGTGTCACCGTCAGCTGGTTGACGGCCTTTCTGCTCACAAACGTCTTCACACACCTGGTGGATGGGTACGGCCTGTATGTGCCGTACCTGTGCTTCACAGTGGTGTGTGTCTTCTGCCTGCTTTTCAACGCCGTTTGCATCCCAGAGACTCGAGGCCGCTCCCTGGAGGAAATAGAAAACTACTTCAGGACAGGCCGCACGTTCACCATCACACGGACTGCTTCCACTGTACAGCCCCACTGA
- the ptx4 gene encoding pentraxin-4 isoform X2 translates to MTKREGDLTNNNGKTFHLSGGDQRAQLFLSQLYCTMGSLKPAHWPLILVHMLLPQLQCVKVPGMDPVSQKLRRLNEQFQQFQALTQARLDMLALNQNRNSSQELKSHVQNLNEYYHHMSQDLEHLKQSTTQEVEGLREWSKRLEKKSKRMENRLALIERNLRENHRHSQKEKSDLGWDFSNLTLELQSQEERLGVFQSQHNELLLGLKGLQESSAKQALRVAQLEGQLADVLQLNRGGNIRSLPQEYYEPHGRAQTHRRARPGRILAGQSRPEGTSQINTDQPKLNQYHETNELKHSKTQRTKPQPRSRPQIQDRYSNPKPESTESLPEPDSYHSQSEIQFRARSWQEQVPSKQSVPAHDAQIHHQNQQSTHPQLHPQRHHQLHNPNYSSWPGPTSQSQTHPEPNRDWQSRTRIRGQASDVLPQPPSESYQSMANRWKTKEVEGRDTKVETSVIHNLLQLPVRHKIPARPVPKKHATICNVDSMLFFPSASVENYVTFSQSLPSLPELSACLWLRVESTHIGTLLSYATDDKDNQLVLYGRNLSTSSKASSSPSASPYPSAPSPSLDFVIGDPAYRRLPTSLLLDSGWHHLCVVWSSIQGRFWYYSDRRLITSGSNFRKGWEIPGGGSVVLGQEQDTVGGGFDSAEGFAGQVAGFRVWNRVLSPSEVEGVAAGRGVPRGVVLDMEDIKEVHGEVQQVVCECLEHCL, encoded by the exons ATGACAAAGCGAGAAGGTGACTTGACCAACAATAATGGAAAG ACATTCCACCTTTCAGGAGGGGACCAACGCGCTCAGCTGTTTTTATCCCAGCTCTACTGCACGATGGGCAGCCTCAAACCTGCCCACTGGCCCCTGATCCTGGTTCACATGCTTCTGCCACAGCTTCAGTGTGTAAAGGTGCCAGGAATGGATCCTGTGTCCCAGAAACTACGACGGCTCAACGAGCag TTCCAGCAGTTCCAGGCGCTGACCCAGGCCCGTTTGGACATGCTGGCCCTGAACCAGAACAGGAACTCCTCACAGGAGCTGAAAAGCCATGTGCAAAACTTGAATGAGTATTACCACCACATGTCGCAGGACCTTGAGCACCTAAAGCAGAGCACCACCCAGGAGGTAGAAGGTCTCAG GGAGTGGAGCAAGAGGCTTGAGAAGAAGAGTAAGCGGATGGAAAATCGTCTGGCTTTGATTGAGAGGAACTTGAGGGAGAACCACCGCCACAGCCAGAAAGAGAAGTCTGATCTTGGTTGGGACTTCTCCAACCTTACCCTGGAGCTCCAGAGCCAAGAGGAAAGGCTGGGTGTCTTTCAGTCCCAGCataatgagctgctgctggggcTGAAAGGGTTGCAGGAATCCTCGGCAAAGCAGGCGTTGCGTGTGGCCCAGCTAGAGGGACAGCTTGCTGACGTCCTTCAGTTGAACAGGGGAGGAAACATCAGGAGTTTACCGCAGGAGTACTACGAACCACACGGGAGAGCCCAGACCCACAGAAGAGCGAGACCTGGAAGGATTCTGGCTGGACAATCCAGACCAGAGGGGACCAGTCAAATCAATACTGATCAACCAAAATTGAATCAATACCATGAAACAAATGAGCTGAAACATTCAAAAACCCAGAGGACAAAACCTCAGCCACGCTCTCGTCCACAGATCCAAGACCGGTACTCAAACCCAAAACCTGAGTCGACAGAATCCTTGCCTGAGCCTGACTCATACCACTCTCAATCAGAGATCCAGTTTCGGGCCCGTTCTTGGCAGGAACAGGTTCCGTCTAAACAGTCTGTGCCTGCTCATGATGCCCAGATCCATCATCAGAACCAACAATCCACCCACCCTCAGCTCCATCCTCAGAGACACCATCAGTTACACAACCCCAATTATTCCTCCTGGCCAGGACCCACATCCCAGAGTCAAACCCATCCAGAACCCAACAGAGACTGGCAGAGCAGGACCAGAATAAGGGGCCAGGCCTCAGATGTTCTCCCTCAACCCCCGTCTGAGTCTTATCAGTCCATGGCTAACAGGTGGAAGACGAAGGAAGTGGAAGGAAGAGACACCAAAGTAGAGACATCAGTCATTCATAATCTTCTTCAGCTGCCTGTAAGGCACAAGATTCCAGCAAGACCAGTTCCTAAAAAGCATGCAACTA tctgtAATGTGGACTCCATgctgtttttcccctctgcaTCAGTGGAGAACTACGTCACCTTCTCCCAGAGTCTTCCCAGCCTTCCTGAACTTTCAGCTTGTCTGTGGCTCCGTGTGGAGAGCACGCACATTGGCACGCTGCTTTCCTATGCCACTGACGACAAAGACAACCAGCTAGTTCTGTACGGACGAAATTTATCTACATCCTCCAAGgcttcttcctccccttctgCATCTCCCTACCCTTCTGCTCCTTCACCCTCTCTGGACTTTGTCATTGGAGATCCTGCTTATCGCCGTCTGCCCACATCGTTGCTCCTGGACAGCGGCTGGCACCACCTCTGTGTCGTCTGGTCGTCCATCCAAGGCCGTTTCTGGTATTACAGTGATCGCCGTCTCATCACCTCAGGGTCTAACTTCAGGAAGGGATGGGAGATTCCTGGAGGTGGGTCTGTGGTGCTGGGACAGGAGCAGGACACCGTTGGCGGAGGGTTTGATTCTGCAGAGGGTTTTGCTGGGCAGGTGGCAGGGTTCAGGGTATGGAACCGGGTGCTAAGTCCATCAGAGGTTGAAGGGGTGGCAGCAGGGAGAGGTGTGCCCAGAGGGGTGGTTCTTGACATGGAGGATATAAAGGAGGTTCATGGTGAGGTGCAGCAGGTGGTGTGTGAATGTTTGGAGCACTGCCTCTGA
- the ptx4 gene encoding pentraxin-4 isoform X1, protein MKRKHSPPGCKFDCNKASSTGGDQRAQLFLSQLYCTMGSLKPAHWPLILVHMLLPQLQCVKVPGMDPVSQKLRRLNEQFQQFQALTQARLDMLALNQNRNSSQELKSHVQNLNEYYHHMSQDLEHLKQSTTQEVEGLREWSKRLEKKSKRMENRLALIERNLRENHRHSQKEKSDLGWDFSNLTLELQSQEERLGVFQSQHNELLLGLKGLQESSAKQALRVAQLEGQLADVLQLNRGGNIRSLPQEYYEPHGRAQTHRRARPGRILAGQSRPEGTSQINTDQPKLNQYHETNELKHSKTQRTKPQPRSRPQIQDRYSNPKPESTESLPEPDSYHSQSEIQFRARSWQEQVPSKQSVPAHDAQIHHQNQQSTHPQLHPQRHHQLHNPNYSSWPGPTSQSQTHPEPNRDWQSRTRIRGQASDVLPQPPSESYQSMANRWKTKEVEGRDTKVETSVIHNLLQLPVRHKIPARPVPKKHATICNVDSMLFFPSASVENYVTFSQSLPSLPELSACLWLRVESTHIGTLLSYATDDKDNQLVLYGRNLSTSSKASSSPSASPYPSAPSPSLDFVIGDPAYRRLPTSLLLDSGWHHLCVVWSSIQGRFWYYSDRRLITSGSNFRKGWEIPGGGSVVLGQEQDTVGGGFDSAEGFAGQVAGFRVWNRVLSPSEVEGVAAGRGVPRGVVLDMEDIKEVHGEVQQVVCECLEHCL, encoded by the exons atgaaaagaaaacatagtCCACCCGGTTGCAAGTTTGATTGCAATAAAGCTTCCAGCACAG GAGGGGACCAACGCGCTCAGCTGTTTTTATCCCAGCTCTACTGCACGATGGGCAGCCTCAAACCTGCCCACTGGCCCCTGATCCTGGTTCACATGCTTCTGCCACAGCTTCAGTGTGTAAAGGTGCCAGGAATGGATCCTGTGTCCCAGAAACTACGACGGCTCAACGAGCag TTCCAGCAGTTCCAGGCGCTGACCCAGGCCCGTTTGGACATGCTGGCCCTGAACCAGAACAGGAACTCCTCACAGGAGCTGAAAAGCCATGTGCAAAACTTGAATGAGTATTACCACCACATGTCGCAGGACCTTGAGCACCTAAAGCAGAGCACCACCCAGGAGGTAGAAGGTCTCAG GGAGTGGAGCAAGAGGCTTGAGAAGAAGAGTAAGCGGATGGAAAATCGTCTGGCTTTGATTGAGAGGAACTTGAGGGAGAACCACCGCCACAGCCAGAAAGAGAAGTCTGATCTTGGTTGGGACTTCTCCAACCTTACCCTGGAGCTCCAGAGCCAAGAGGAAAGGCTGGGTGTCTTTCAGTCCCAGCataatgagctgctgctggggcTGAAAGGGTTGCAGGAATCCTCGGCAAAGCAGGCGTTGCGTGTGGCCCAGCTAGAGGGACAGCTTGCTGACGTCCTTCAGTTGAACAGGGGAGGAAACATCAGGAGTTTACCGCAGGAGTACTACGAACCACACGGGAGAGCCCAGACCCACAGAAGAGCGAGACCTGGAAGGATTCTGGCTGGACAATCCAGACCAGAGGGGACCAGTCAAATCAATACTGATCAACCAAAATTGAATCAATACCATGAAACAAATGAGCTGAAACATTCAAAAACCCAGAGGACAAAACCTCAGCCACGCTCTCGTCCACAGATCCAAGACCGGTACTCAAACCCAAAACCTGAGTCGACAGAATCCTTGCCTGAGCCTGACTCATACCACTCTCAATCAGAGATCCAGTTTCGGGCCCGTTCTTGGCAGGAACAGGTTCCGTCTAAACAGTCTGTGCCTGCTCATGATGCCCAGATCCATCATCAGAACCAACAATCCACCCACCCTCAGCTCCATCCTCAGAGACACCATCAGTTACACAACCCCAATTATTCCTCCTGGCCAGGACCCACATCCCAGAGTCAAACCCATCCAGAACCCAACAGAGACTGGCAGAGCAGGACCAGAATAAGGGGCCAGGCCTCAGATGTTCTCCCTCAACCCCCGTCTGAGTCTTATCAGTCCATGGCTAACAGGTGGAAGACGAAGGAAGTGGAAGGAAGAGACACCAAAGTAGAGACATCAGTCATTCATAATCTTCTTCAGCTGCCTGTAAGGCACAAGATTCCAGCAAGACCAGTTCCTAAAAAGCATGCAACTA tctgtAATGTGGACTCCATgctgtttttcccctctgcaTCAGTGGAGAACTACGTCACCTTCTCCCAGAGTCTTCCCAGCCTTCCTGAACTTTCAGCTTGTCTGTGGCTCCGTGTGGAGAGCACGCACATTGGCACGCTGCTTTCCTATGCCACTGACGACAAAGACAACCAGCTAGTTCTGTACGGACGAAATTTATCTACATCCTCCAAGgcttcttcctccccttctgCATCTCCCTACCCTTCTGCTCCTTCACCCTCTCTGGACTTTGTCATTGGAGATCCTGCTTATCGCCGTCTGCCCACATCGTTGCTCCTGGACAGCGGCTGGCACCACCTCTGTGTCGTCTGGTCGTCCATCCAAGGCCGTTTCTGGTATTACAGTGATCGCCGTCTCATCACCTCAGGGTCTAACTTCAGGAAGGGATGGGAGATTCCTGGAGGTGGGTCTGTGGTGCTGGGACAGGAGCAGGACACCGTTGGCGGAGGGTTTGATTCTGCAGAGGGTTTTGCTGGGCAGGTGGCAGGGTTCAGGGTATGGAACCGGGTGCTAAGTCCATCAGAGGTTGAAGGGGTGGCAGCAGGGAGAGGTGTGCCCAGAGGGGTGGTTCTTGACATGGAGGATATAAAGGAGGTTCATGGTGAGGTGCAGCAGGTGGTGTGTGAATGTTTGGAGCACTGCCTCTGA
- the ptx4 gene encoding pentraxin-4 isoform X3 — translation MGSLKPAHWPLILVHMLLPQLQCVKVPGMDPVSQKLRRLNEQFQQFQALTQARLDMLALNQNRNSSQELKSHVQNLNEYYHHMSQDLEHLKQSTTQEVEGLREWSKRLEKKSKRMENRLALIERNLRENHRHSQKEKSDLGWDFSNLTLELQSQEERLGVFQSQHNELLLGLKGLQESSAKQALRVAQLEGQLADVLQLNRGGNIRSLPQEYYEPHGRAQTHRRARPGRILAGQSRPEGTSQINTDQPKLNQYHETNELKHSKTQRTKPQPRSRPQIQDRYSNPKPESTESLPEPDSYHSQSEIQFRARSWQEQVPSKQSVPAHDAQIHHQNQQSTHPQLHPQRHHQLHNPNYSSWPGPTSQSQTHPEPNRDWQSRTRIRGQASDVLPQPPSESYQSMANRWKTKEVEGRDTKVETSVIHNLLQLPVRHKIPARPVPKKHATICNVDSMLFFPSASVENYVTFSQSLPSLPELSACLWLRVESTHIGTLLSYATDDKDNQLVLYGRNLSTSSKASSSPSASPYPSAPSPSLDFVIGDPAYRRLPTSLLLDSGWHHLCVVWSSIQGRFWYYSDRRLITSGSNFRKGWEIPGGGSVVLGQEQDTVGGGFDSAEGFAGQVAGFRVWNRVLSPSEVEGVAAGRGVPRGVVLDMEDIKEVHGEVQQVVCECLEHCL, via the exons ATGGGCAGCCTCAAACCTGCCCACTGGCCCCTGATCCTGGTTCACATGCTTCTGCCACAGCTTCAGTGTGTAAAGGTGCCAGGAATGGATCCTGTGTCCCAGAAACTACGACGGCTCAACGAGCag TTCCAGCAGTTCCAGGCGCTGACCCAGGCCCGTTTGGACATGCTGGCCCTGAACCAGAACAGGAACTCCTCACAGGAGCTGAAAAGCCATGTGCAAAACTTGAATGAGTATTACCACCACATGTCGCAGGACCTTGAGCACCTAAAGCAGAGCACCACCCAGGAGGTAGAAGGTCTCAG GGAGTGGAGCAAGAGGCTTGAGAAGAAGAGTAAGCGGATGGAAAATCGTCTGGCTTTGATTGAGAGGAACTTGAGGGAGAACCACCGCCACAGCCAGAAAGAGAAGTCTGATCTTGGTTGGGACTTCTCCAACCTTACCCTGGAGCTCCAGAGCCAAGAGGAAAGGCTGGGTGTCTTTCAGTCCCAGCataatgagctgctgctggggcTGAAAGGGTTGCAGGAATCCTCGGCAAAGCAGGCGTTGCGTGTGGCCCAGCTAGAGGGACAGCTTGCTGACGTCCTTCAGTTGAACAGGGGAGGAAACATCAGGAGTTTACCGCAGGAGTACTACGAACCACACGGGAGAGCCCAGACCCACAGAAGAGCGAGACCTGGAAGGATTCTGGCTGGACAATCCAGACCAGAGGGGACCAGTCAAATCAATACTGATCAACCAAAATTGAATCAATACCATGAAACAAATGAGCTGAAACATTCAAAAACCCAGAGGACAAAACCTCAGCCACGCTCTCGTCCACAGATCCAAGACCGGTACTCAAACCCAAAACCTGAGTCGACAGAATCCTTGCCTGAGCCTGACTCATACCACTCTCAATCAGAGATCCAGTTTCGGGCCCGTTCTTGGCAGGAACAGGTTCCGTCTAAACAGTCTGTGCCTGCTCATGATGCCCAGATCCATCATCAGAACCAACAATCCACCCACCCTCAGCTCCATCCTCAGAGACACCATCAGTTACACAACCCCAATTATTCCTCCTGGCCAGGACCCACATCCCAGAGTCAAACCCATCCAGAACCCAACAGAGACTGGCAGAGCAGGACCAGAATAAGGGGCCAGGCCTCAGATGTTCTCCCTCAACCCCCGTCTGAGTCTTATCAGTCCATGGCTAACAGGTGGAAGACGAAGGAAGTGGAAGGAAGAGACACCAAAGTAGAGACATCAGTCATTCATAATCTTCTTCAGCTGCCTGTAAGGCACAAGATTCCAGCAAGACCAGTTCCTAAAAAGCATGCAACTA tctgtAATGTGGACTCCATgctgtttttcccctctgcaTCAGTGGAGAACTACGTCACCTTCTCCCAGAGTCTTCCCAGCCTTCCTGAACTTTCAGCTTGTCTGTGGCTCCGTGTGGAGAGCACGCACATTGGCACGCTGCTTTCCTATGCCACTGACGACAAAGACAACCAGCTAGTTCTGTACGGACGAAATTTATCTACATCCTCCAAGgcttcttcctccccttctgCATCTCCCTACCCTTCTGCTCCTTCACCCTCTCTGGACTTTGTCATTGGAGATCCTGCTTATCGCCGTCTGCCCACATCGTTGCTCCTGGACAGCGGCTGGCACCACCTCTGTGTCGTCTGGTCGTCCATCCAAGGCCGTTTCTGGTATTACAGTGATCGCCGTCTCATCACCTCAGGGTCTAACTTCAGGAAGGGATGGGAGATTCCTGGAGGTGGGTCTGTGGTGCTGGGACAGGAGCAGGACACCGTTGGCGGAGGGTTTGATTCTGCAGAGGGTTTTGCTGGGCAGGTGGCAGGGTTCAGGGTATGGAACCGGGTGCTAAGTCCATCAGAGGTTGAAGGGGTGGCAGCAGGGAGAGGTGTGCCCAGAGGGGTGGTTCTTGACATGGAGGATATAAAGGAGGTTCATGGTGAGGTGCAGCAGGTGGTGTGTGAATGTTTGGAGCACTGCCTCTGA